The DNA region AGCGTGGTGGACGAGGCGGCGGCCAGAAACGTGCTGGAACAGGTCGGACTCGGGCATCGCGTGACCCATTTGCCAAGCCAGCTTTCCGGTGGGGAACAGCAGCGTGTCTGTATTGCCAGGGCGCTGGTGAATGAACCGCCGGTCATTTTTGCGGATGAACCGACGGGCAACCTCGATGAAGAGAATGAACAGCGGGTGTTGGATTTGCTTACCGATTTACATCGCCAGGGGCGCACGATCGTGATGGTGACGCATAACCCGGCGCTTGGGCAGTTTGCCGATCGTATTTTACGTCTGCAACACGGGAAATATCAGGGAGAGGAGGCGATGCAACATGCGCTGGCTTAACGTTTTCATTCTCTCACTGGCGGTGTTGCTCAGTGGCTGCAAAGAGGAAAAACTGGCGGTGGGCGAAACGGCCCCGGCGCTGGCGGCCTTCGATTTACAGGGCAAGGAATCCGGGCTGGATCGCTGGCAGGGGAAATCAGTCTACCTGAACTTCTGGTCAGCGGGCTGCGGCGGCTGTCTGGCGGAGATGGATTCTCTGGAAACGCTTAGCCAGAAATGGGGCGATAGCGTGGTAGTGGTGGCGGTGAATACCGATCCGGGAACGGTCAGCCTGGATGCGCTACTGGCGAAGCATCAGGTGTCGTATCCGGTCCTTCGCGACCAGATGAAGATAACCCAGGAAAGGTATCAGGTTATCGGTACGCCAACCTCAGTCCTGATTGACCCACAGGGCCGGGTGCTGGAATGGCATCAGGGAATGCGTAAACCGGCAGAGTTAGCCGCCACGTTCGCCCGTC from Citrobacter amalonaticus Y19 includes:
- a CDS encoding ABC transporter ATP-binding protein, coding for MSVTQIPQVAIETRHLYKRFGDVTALDDINLRIMQGEFVAIMGASGSGKTTLMNILTCLDTATEGQVFLDGTDAAALDEEGRRRFRAEKIGLVFQQFHLIPFLTALENIMLAQHYHSVVDEAAARNVLEQVGLGHRVTHLPSQLSGGEQQRVCIARALVNEPPVIFADEPTGNLDEENEQRVLDLLTDLHRQGRTIVMVTHNPALGQFADRILRLQHGKYQGEEAMQHALA
- a CDS encoding TlpA family protein disulfide reductase, with translation MRWLNVFILSLAVLLSGCKEEKLAVGETAPALAAFDLQGKESGLDRWQGKSVYLNFWSAGCGGCLAEMDSLETLSQKWGDSVVVVAVNTDPGTVSLDALLAKHQVSYPVLRDQMKITQERYQVIGTPTSVLIDPQGRVLEWHQGMRKPAELAATFARLAAR